A window of Rubricoccus marinus contains these coding sequences:
- a CDS encoding DUF6624 domain-containing protein, whose amino-acid sequence MRFVLSALALLFASGAAAQSAAPDALPDSVRQRLQIELTHLKAEDQRVRYMYEYGTFSPCVADSFRLALKDLPIEENIARSQALQAEADARTSPEEKAALLQIMNSTDAAILARLREIIAAHGWPSDERTGADASPVVFLLHSPHAMDEMRDELLAEVAAGRLPAREFAMAVDKSRKVRGERQLYGTGNEFDAETRTILPPRIDSIEATNAARREIGLEPLAEYRIAGRQAAE is encoded by the coding sequence ATGCGCTTCGTCCTTTCCGCCCTCGCCCTCCTGTTTGCCTCTGGCGCCGCTGCCCAGTCCGCCGCTCCAGATGCCCTTCCCGACTCGGTCCGCCAGAGGCTACAGATCGAGCTCACGCACCTGAAAGCGGAGGACCAGCGCGTGCGCTACATGTACGAGTACGGCACGTTCTCGCCGTGCGTGGCGGACAGCTTCCGACTGGCACTCAAGGACCTGCCGATCGAGGAGAACATCGCGCGCAGTCAGGCCCTCCAGGCCGAGGCGGACGCGCGCACGTCGCCAGAGGAGAAAGCCGCCTTGCTTCAGATCATGAACAGCACCGACGCGGCGATCCTCGCGAGGCTGCGCGAGATCATCGCCGCGCACGGATGGCCAAGCGACGAGCGCACGGGCGCCGACGCGAGCCCGGTCGTGTTTCTGCTCCACTCGCCGCATGCGATGGACGAGATGCGCGACGAGCTTCTGGCGGAGGTTGCCGCCGGCCGGCTCCCCGCCCGGGAGTTCGCGATGGCTGTAGATAAGTCGCGCAAGGTGCGCGGCGAGCGGCAGCTCTACGGAACGGGCAACGAGTTCGACGCCGAGACGCGGACCATCCTGCCACCGCGCATCGACAGCATCGAGGCCACGAACGCGGCGCGGCGCGAGATCGGTCTGGAGCCTCTGGCGGAGTACCGCATCGCGGGGCGCCAGGCTGCGGAGTAG
- a CDS encoding winged helix-turn-helix domain-containing protein, whose protein sequence is MPDLALPSDAFRLGDLVVVPSLNRLVREGEAQDVEPRVMRVLAVLAETPGEVVTRAALFEAVWGETVVGDEALTRAVSELRKALGAEGSGAVETIRGTGYRLAAPVRPLAPEASAVEQPAGEESAGASLLRRPARGGALVALALGLAGAALLVALWAAWPRPDATGDLPLRSGAPASQARQDSAGATRLDSTSPYFRPGMSELGVYYDSSTGHYFEFVDE, encoded by the coding sequence ATGCCTGATCTCGCCCTCCCGTCTGACGCCTTCCGCCTGGGCGACCTCGTCGTCGTGCCGAGCCTGAACCGGCTGGTGCGCGAGGGTGAAGCGCAGGACGTGGAGCCGCGCGTGATGCGCGTTCTGGCAGTCCTGGCGGAGACGCCGGGCGAGGTCGTCACGCGCGCGGCGCTGTTCGAGGCCGTCTGGGGCGAGACGGTCGTGGGAGATGAGGCGCTGACGCGCGCCGTCTCCGAGCTCCGCAAGGCGCTCGGCGCCGAGGGCTCGGGCGCGGTCGAGACCATCCGCGGGACGGGGTACCGCCTCGCGGCGCCCGTCCGGCCTCTGGCGCCAGAGGCGAGCGCGGTGGAACAGCCAGCGGGTGAAGAATCGGCGGGCGCGAGCTTATTGCGACGGCCCGCCAGAGGCGGCGCTCTGGTCGCGCTCGCGCTGGGGCTCGCCGGCGCCGCGCTCCTCGTCGCGCTCTGGGCGGCGTGGCCCCGGCCAGACGCCACGGGCGACCTGCCGCTCCGGAGCGGTGCCCCGGCATCGCAGGCGCGCCAGGACTCCGCGGGCGCCACGCGTCTGGACTCCACCTCGCCGTACTTCCGACCGGGCATGTCCGAACTCGGCGTCTACTACGACTCCTCTACGGGCCACTACTTCGAGTTCGTAGACGAATAG
- the ypfJ gene encoding KPN_02809 family neutral zinc metallopeptidase translates to MRLGRSRRSDNVIDARGGRGGVGRGAAIGCGPLIVVGILALLFGADPSEILRMLGQQGGATQQVEQTAPGQADEASEYVRRVLGETEDVWEDVYPAATGQPYREPALVLYSGVYPTACGTGSSATGPFYCPSDQRVYIDLSFFNQLARMGGTGDFAPAYVIAHEVGHHIQNLTGVLAASQRARGRSDVSVAVELQADCYAGVWAHHADRERDVLDESDVQEGLDAAAAVGDDAIRGGAVAPDALSHGTSQMRAEWFLRGFRSGDMRACDTFG, encoded by the coding sequence ATGCGCCTCGGACGCAGCCGGAGAAGTGACAACGTTATCGACGCCAGAGGCGGCCGAGGAGGCGTAGGCAGAGGAGCCGCCATCGGATGCGGGCCGCTGATCGTGGTGGGCATCCTGGCGCTCCTGTTCGGCGCCGACCCGAGCGAGATCCTGCGGATGCTGGGCCAGCAAGGCGGCGCGACGCAGCAGGTGGAGCAGACGGCGCCCGGTCAGGCCGACGAGGCGAGCGAGTACGTCCGCCGTGTGCTCGGCGAGACCGAAGACGTGTGGGAGGACGTGTATCCCGCGGCCACAGGCCAGCCGTACCGCGAGCCCGCGCTCGTGCTCTATTCAGGAGTTTACCCGACCGCGTGCGGGACCGGCAGCTCGGCCACAGGCCCGTTCTACTGCCCCTCGGACCAGCGCGTCTACATCGACCTCTCGTTCTTCAACCAGCTCGCGCGCATGGGCGGCACGGGGGACTTCGCGCCGGCCTACGTGATCGCGCACGAGGTGGGACACCACATCCAGAACCTCACGGGCGTGCTCGCGGCGAGCCAGCGCGCCAGAGGCCGCTCGGACGTGAGCGTGGCGGTGGAGCTGCAGGCGGACTGCTACGCGGGCGTCTGGGCGCACCACGCCGACCGCGAGCGAGACGTGCTGGACGAGTCCGACGTGCAGGAAGGTCTGGACGCCGCGGCGGCTGTCGGCGACGACGCGATCCGGGGCGGGGCCGTCGCGCCGGACGCGCTCTCGCACGGCACAAGCCAGATGCGCGCCGAGTGGTTCCTGCGCGGTTTCCGCTCGGGGGACATGCGCGCCTGCGACACGTTCGGCTGA
- a CDS encoding fasciclin domain-containing protein — protein MPRLSLLRRLFLATCLVAVASGCDGLPTEEEITGNVVEQLERRRGFEDLSDAIASAGLEGLLTSGTYTILAPTDIAFEYAGDDFLRSITDSRNRDMLARVLRHHVIAGRVAPEDFVDGATLRTIDGRTLTVQRSGPFVRVDGVAVDIAEGIDAEGSLAYPTGDVLLGALRLRERLTLSPSVSRFLSLTPQVNLLDRAEALESATLLVPLDDAIAALGGIGNSLFGLSSTTDVRARVLEFHLVPGVSPLAPGQSLTSIEGASLPIEVDADGVRTIAGARVLREEILADGRLLVMGNVVLEPLTLAQQMRIDPTLLQYTQELRAKLPEVWARLQDEDVEVTVFAPTAAGYQSRGAALNNALSDPLNAALNNDLLRIHVVEGSYPPGSLSEGTVLTGFDGSAFTIGTDVGAITLDGKRVAGGSKAANGYLYTLGSFILPRADLYDSMLLQGFTRHFQAVRQAGLESTFRAPGATVFLASDSLFAQGPSRLISDPGPFVRYNATTASIPSLAQTPSFTSLDGASRAIREVPCPTGDEIDRECSPYQLLDGTQVYQGRASTDGTGTYHVLRTLSLPPGF, from the coding sequence GTGCCCCGCCTCTCCTTGCTACGACGTTTGTTTCTCGCCACATGCCTGGTCGCCGTCGCCAGCGGCTGCGACGGCCTGCCCACGGAGGAAGAGATCACGGGCAACGTGGTGGAGCAGCTTGAGCGCCGCCGCGGCTTCGAAGACCTCTCGGACGCCATCGCATCGGCGGGGCTGGAGGGCCTGCTTACCTCCGGCACGTACACGATCCTCGCGCCGACCGACATCGCGTTCGAGTACGCCGGCGACGACTTCTTGAGGTCCATCACCGATTCCCGGAATCGGGACATGCTGGCACGTGTGCTGCGGCACCACGTCATCGCGGGACGCGTGGCGCCAGAGGACTTCGTGGACGGGGCCACGCTGCGGACCATCGACGGGCGCACGCTCACGGTGCAGCGGTCCGGCCCGTTCGTCCGCGTCGATGGGGTCGCGGTCGACATCGCAGAAGGGATCGACGCCGAGGGAAGCCTGGCGTACCCCACCGGGGACGTGCTGCTCGGCGCGCTCCGGTTGCGCGAGAGGCTGACGCTTTCCCCCTCGGTCTCCCGCTTTCTCAGCCTCACGCCGCAGGTGAACCTGCTGGACCGGGCGGAGGCGTTGGAAAGCGCCACGCTCCTGGTACCGCTCGATGACGCGATCGCCGCTCTCGGAGGCATCGGCAACAGCTTGTTCGGGCTTTCCAGCACCACCGACGTGCGGGCCCGGGTCCTCGAGTTCCACCTCGTGCCCGGGGTTTCGCCTCTGGCGCCGGGCCAGAGCCTGACGAGCATTGAGGGCGCGAGCCTGCCGATCGAGGTGGACGCCGATGGCGTCCGCACCATCGCCGGCGCGCGCGTGCTGCGCGAGGAGATCCTCGCGGACGGGCGGCTGCTGGTGATGGGCAACGTGGTCCTGGAGCCGCTCACGCTGGCCCAGCAGATGCGTATCGACCCCACCCTTCTCCAGTACACACAGGAGCTCCGGGCAAAGCTGCCCGAGGTTTGGGCCCGGTTGCAGGACGAAGACGTGGAGGTCACGGTCTTCGCGCCAACGGCCGCGGGGTATCAGTCCCGTGGCGCGGCTCTGAACAATGCCCTCTCGGACCCCCTCAACGCCGCGCTCAACAACGACCTGCTGCGCATTCATGTCGTGGAAGGCTCCTACCCCCCAGGGTCTCTTTCGGAGGGGACCGTCCTGACAGGGTTTGACGGCTCCGCGTTCACGATCGGGACCGACGTGGGAGCCATCACACTAGATGGGAAAAGGGTTGCAGGTGGGAGCAAGGCCGCCAACGGGTACCTGTACACGCTCGGCTCGTTTATCCTCCCCCGCGCCGACTTGTACGACTCGATGCTCCTACAGGGGTTTACCCGCCACTTCCAGGCTGTCCGGCAGGCCGGCCTGGAGTCCACGTTCAGGGCGCCAGGGGCCACGGTATTCCTCGCATCGGACTCGCTCTTTGCGCAGGGTCCCTCGCGCTTGATCTCGGACCCGGGCCCCTTCGTGCGCTACAACGCGACCACCGCCTCCATCCCCTCTCTCGCGCAGACGCCCTCGTTCACCTCTCTGGACGGCGCCAGCCGTGCGATCCGCGAAGTGCCGTGCCCGACCGGGGATGAGATCGACCGGGAGTGCTCCCCGTACCAGCTTCTCGATGGCACCCAGGTGTACCAGGGGCGCGCCTCAACCGATGGAACAGGGACGTACCACGTCCTCCGCACGCTGAGCCTGCCCCCCGGCTTCTAG
- a CDS encoding TonB-dependent receptor, with translation MRRLLLFAFFCFGVASGASGQASLRGFISDASDGQPLIGVNVALSASGEDGAFVGAATDIDGLYVVVGLAPGTYSLQVSSVGYETITDTLRLENGTRQIDFQMVPLSESLGQATVESERTTGSANVDAGLQRIRVEDIRSVPAPDISGDLVNYLVSLPGIVSSGDRGGQLFIRGGEPSQNQVFLDGIPIFQPFHVLGFYSAFPADLVQNADIYAGGFDSRHGGQLSSVLDVTARTGNLRGINASGSIAPFVAAASAEGPIIKDKVSLLASARISTVKEIAASYIEEDLPFQFGDAFAKLYYAQSPTSRFSVTGLYTTDQGGIGRPDGRRSDQVSYQNQALGFRYLLLPSESSFRAEINLSYSDLDSKLGSSDQQRELLDGLARTERTVSLERFTSEFDLVNIVPNADIRYGGFLRHTFVGSQLGGLFQNVETDNRATLEAGLYIQPEIYLGNLKVSPGLRWTVSWELVEPRLRASYEGGPHRLSLAMGRYHQPIVGVSDRRDATSVFTAYAVAPRQEIPEADHLVGGYRLRPVKWADVSVEGFYKRLRNLSVAEWTAVPRLTTRLQSADGEAYGMDLRAEVRPGKAMLSLNYGLSFVEYAAKSSRNELWYGSETLRFRPPHDRRHQVAFVASAPIMGFNTSVRWQFGSGLPFSRALGFDTFILPEGVPEVFEEAGQARVIYERPFNALLPTYHRFDVSVDREFTLGWGTVTAQAGLLNAYDRRNLFAFDIFTLQRVDQLPIVPTFGIKVATN, from the coding sequence ATGCGCCGACTGCTTCTATTCGCCTTCTTCTGCTTCGGTGTGGCCTCTGGCGCCAGTGGCCAGGCCTCGCTCCGCGGGTTTATCAGCGACGCGTCCGACGGGCAACCGCTTATCGGCGTCAACGTGGCGCTCTCGGCGTCCGGCGAGGACGGCGCGTTTGTCGGTGCGGCGACGGACATCGACGGCCTGTACGTCGTGGTTGGCCTGGCGCCGGGGACGTACTCGTTGCAGGTCTCGTCTGTCGGCTACGAAACCATCACGGACACGCTGAGGCTGGAAAACGGCACGCGCCAGATCGACTTCCAGATGGTGCCGCTCTCGGAATCGCTGGGGCAGGCCACCGTGGAGAGCGAGCGCACGACGGGCTCGGCCAACGTGGACGCAGGCCTCCAGCGCATCCGCGTCGAGGACATCCGCTCCGTCCCGGCTCCCGATATCTCGGGGGACCTCGTCAACTACCTCGTCTCGCTTCCCGGCATCGTGTCCTCTGGCGACCGCGGCGGGCAGCTCTTCATCCGAGGCGGTGAGCCCAGCCAGAACCAGGTGTTCTTGGACGGGATCCCCATCTTTCAGCCCTTCCACGTGCTCGGGTTCTACTCCGCCTTCCCGGCGGACCTCGTGCAAAACGCGGACATCTACGCGGGCGGGTTCGACAGCCGCCACGGCGGCCAGCTCTCGTCCGTGCTCGACGTGACGGCGCGGACCGGAAACCTCCGCGGGATCAACGCCAGCGGCAGCATCGCGCCGTTCGTGGCAGCGGCTAGCGCCGAAGGGCCAATCATCAAGGACAAGGTCTCCCTCCTCGCCTCGGCCCGTATCTCGACCGTGAAGGAGATCGCGGCCTCGTACATCGAGGAGGACCTGCCTTTCCAGTTCGGCGACGCTTTTGCCAAGCTGTACTACGCCCAGTCCCCCACGAGCCGCTTTTCCGTGACGGGGCTGTACACCACGGACCAAGGCGGCATCGGGCGCCCAGATGGGCGCCGCTCGGACCAGGTGAGCTACCAGAACCAGGCGCTCGGCTTCCGCTACCTCTTGCTCCCTTCGGAGTCCTCGTTCCGTGCCGAGATCAACCTCTCGTATTCCGACCTCGACTCCAAGCTGGGATCGAGCGACCAGCAGCGGGAGCTTCTGGACGGCCTTGCGCGGACCGAGCGCACGGTGTCGCTGGAACGCTTCACGTCCGAGTTCGACCTCGTCAACATCGTGCCCAACGCGGACATCCGGTACGGTGGCTTCTTGCGCCACACGTTCGTGGGCTCCCAACTCGGCGGGCTGTTCCAGAACGTGGAGACCGACAACCGCGCGACGCTAGAGGCCGGCTTGTACATCCAGCCTGAGATCTACCTCGGCAACCTGAAGGTGTCCCCGGGCCTGCGCTGGACGGTTTCCTGGGAGCTCGTGGAGCCCCGCCTGCGCGCGTCGTACGAAGGCGGCCCGCACCGGCTCAGCCTCGCGATGGGCCGCTACCACCAGCCGATCGTCGGCGTGAGCGACCGCCGGGATGCGACAAGCGTGTTCACGGCGTACGCCGTAGCGCCGCGGCAGGAGATCCCCGAAGCGGATCACCTCGTGGGGGGGTACCGCTTGCGGCCCGTCAAGTGGGCAGACGTATCGGTGGAAGGCTTCTATAAGCGCCTCCGCAACCTCTCCGTAGCCGAGTGGACCGCAGTCCCGCGCCTGACCACGCGGCTCCAGAGCGCCGATGGCGAAGCCTATGGCATGGACCTCCGCGCCGAGGTGCGGCCGGGCAAGGCGATGCTCTCGCTCAACTACGGCCTCTCCTTCGTGGAGTACGCCGCCAAGAGTTCCCGCAACGAGCTCTGGTACGGGAGCGAGACGCTCCGCTTCCGCCCGCCGCACGACCGCCGGCACCAGGTTGCGTTCGTGGCGAGCGCGCCCATCATGGGGTTCAACACGTCGGTTCGGTGGCAGTTTGGCAGCGGGCTGCCGTTTAGCCGCGCGCTGGGCTTCGACACCTTCATCCTTCCCGAGGGCGTCCCTGAGGTGTTCGAGGAGGCAGGGCAGGCGCGCGTCATCTACGAGCGGCCCTTTAACGCTCTGCTCCCCACCTATCACCGCTTCGACGTGTCGGTGGACCGCGAGTTCACGCTAGGGTGGGGGACGGTCACGGCGCAGGCCGGCCTGCTCAACGCCTACGACCGTCGCAACCTCTTCGCGTTCGACATCTTCACGCTCCAGCGCGTGGACCAGCTTCCCATCGTCCCGACGTTCGGAATCAAAGTGGCTACCAACTGA
- a CDS encoding D-alanine--D-alanine ligase family protein, with protein sequence MSLRIGLVYDRFGDAEAPPGAPPDWDAEYEPEETIAALEGAVRELGHRPVRIGNARALLAAMQRGPLALDAAVNIAESYGSRNREAHAPVLLELAGVPCLGSDALALSVSLDKALTKTVVRGEGVRTPDWIVVPAAGPAEVDLAELPFPVFVKPRYEGTAKGIAPSSRCETSGALGREVARQRRLYGQDLIVERFVEGAEFTVGVIGTGAEAEALPVLQRATERTTGIGLHALETAPEASGAAPLAYDVAGVLTPELEADLQRDALAAHRALECADFSRSDFRVDAAGGVWFIEINPLPTFAPDGTFAILAELVGEPYPAFLAGLLARGLARLGVHG encoded by the coding sequence GTGAGCCTCCGCATCGGACTCGTCTACGACCGCTTCGGTGACGCCGAGGCGCCGCCTGGCGCGCCGCCGGACTGGGACGCGGAGTACGAGCCCGAGGAGACCATCGCGGCGCTGGAGGGAGCGGTGCGGGAGTTGGGCCACAGGCCCGTCCGGATCGGCAACGCGCGCGCGCTGCTTGCGGCGATGCAGCGCGGGCCTCTGGCGCTGGACGCGGCGGTGAACATCGCGGAGAGCTACGGGAGCCGCAACCGCGAGGCGCACGCGCCGGTCTTGCTCGAGCTGGCGGGCGTGCCGTGCCTGGGCTCGGACGCCCTCGCGCTCTCGGTCTCGCTGGACAAGGCGCTGACCAAAACGGTCGTTCGGGGGGAGGGCGTTCGCACACCAGACTGGATAGTCGTGCCGGCTGCGGGGCCGGCTGAGGTAGACCTGGCAGAGCTCCCGTTCCCCGTTTTCGTCAAGCCCCGCTACGAGGGGACCGCCAAAGGCATCGCGCCGTCCTCGCGCTGCGAGACGTCCGGTGCGCTGGGCCGCGAGGTCGCGCGCCAGAGGCGGTTGTACGGCCAAGACCTCATCGTGGAGCGCTTTGTGGAGGGCGCCGAGTTCACGGTCGGCGTGATCGGCACGGGCGCCGAGGCGGAGGCGCTGCCCGTTCTGCAACGCGCGACCGAGCGGACGACCGGCATCGGGCTCCACGCGCTGGAAACGGCGCCAGAGGCCTCTGGCGCCGCGCCGCTGGCGTACGACGTGGCGGGCGTGCTCACGCCGGAGTTGGAGGCGGACCTCCAGCGCGACGCCCTCGCGGCGCACCGCGCCCTGGAGTGCGCGGACTTCTCGCGCTCGGACTTCCGCGTGGACGCCGCGGGCGGCGTCTGGTTTATCGAGATCAACCCGCTGCCGACGTTCGCGCCCGATGGCACGTTCGCGATCCTGGCCGAGCTCGTCGGCGAGCCGTATCCGGCGTTTCTCGCAGGCCTTCTCGCCAGAGGCCTGGCGCGGCTGGGCGTGCACGGCTGA
- a CDS encoding CHASE3 domain-containing protein, translating into MTLPTPDRSLATRLAAAIFVLVLIANAAVMVQSVRTLSNGFDNATRPAEVQRTLTRLLQTLLDAETGQRGYLLTGDRSYLEPYGTAEARLESLFARLTDLVSWNELQVDRLPRLKQTIDAKMTELDQTIRLYDEQGQAAALGVVRSGAGERTMESLREQIGTMQEEARRVRAYYAAGVERARRRAWLSLLATNGALALALVLMGAAIRSNLSRREKDAALLRESNESLSTALASREAALARVQAMQGQLVQQEKLASMGRLTAGVAHEIKNPLNFVNNFAQLSTELVAEATEALARGDHDETEHILQDLRQNSAAILTHGQRADEIVQAMLIHARGVKGERSQTSLPPLISAAVAQALGPEGAPDVRIHREDDPEIGELPLVPSAVARLLINLIQNALHAVREREGMSMDAEFEPEIRITTRRETDRQRRPVAVVRVEDNGAGIPDALLPRVFEPFYTTKGPGSGTGLGLSLSYDIAVGHGGSLLAGRSERLGGAQFTLTLPLAVADADLPETLGR; encoded by the coding sequence TTGACCCTTCCGACTCCCGACCGCTCCCTCGCGACTCGCCTCGCCGCAGCCATCTTCGTGCTCGTCCTGATCGCCAACGCGGCGGTAATGGTGCAGAGCGTGCGGACGCTCTCCAACGGGTTCGACAACGCGACCCGGCCCGCCGAGGTGCAACGCACGCTTACGCGCTTGCTGCAAACGCTTCTAGACGCGGAGACGGGGCAGCGGGGCTACCTCCTCACCGGCGACCGGTCGTACCTGGAGCCATACGGGACGGCTGAGGCCCGCCTGGAGTCGCTGTTTGCGCGGCTCACCGACCTGGTGAGCTGGAACGAGCTCCAGGTCGACCGCCTGCCGCGCCTCAAGCAGACGATCGATGCCAAGATGACGGAGCTGGACCAGACGATCCGGCTGTACGACGAGCAGGGGCAGGCGGCCGCGCTGGGCGTCGTGCGGAGCGGTGCCGGCGAGCGGACCATGGAGAGCCTGCGCGAGCAGATCGGCACGATGCAGGAGGAGGCGAGGCGCGTCCGGGCGTACTACGCCGCGGGCGTCGAGCGCGCGCGCCGCCGGGCGTGGCTCTCGCTCCTGGCAACCAACGGCGCGCTGGCGCTGGCGCTCGTGTTGATGGGCGCGGCCATCCGGTCCAACCTCAGCCGCCGCGAGAAGGACGCGGCGCTCTTGCGCGAGAGCAACGAGTCCCTGTCCACCGCGCTGGCCTCTCGCGAGGCCGCGCTCGCGCGCGTGCAAGCGATGCAAGGGCAGCTCGTGCAGCAGGAGAAGCTCGCGAGCATGGGCCGGCTCACGGCCGGCGTGGCGCACGAGATCAAGAACCCGCTCAACTTCGTGAACAACTTCGCGCAGCTCTCCACCGAGCTGGTGGCCGAGGCGACCGAAGCCCTCGCCAGAGGCGACCACGACGAGACGGAGCACATCCTGCAAGACCTGCGCCAGAACTCGGCAGCGATCCTCACGCACGGCCAGCGCGCCGACGAGATCGTGCAAGCCATGCTTATCCACGCGCGCGGCGTCAAGGGCGAGCGCTCCCAAACGTCGCTGCCCCCGCTTATCAGCGCCGCCGTTGCGCAGGCGCTTGGCCCCGAGGGCGCGCCGGATGTGCGCATCCACCGCGAGGACGACCCTGAGATCGGCGAGCTGCCGCTCGTGCCTTCGGCGGTGGCGCGGCTGCTCATCAACCTGATCCAGAACGCGCTCCACGCCGTCCGCGAACGCGAGGGCATGAGCATGGATGCCGAGTTCGAGCCCGAGATCCGCATCACGACGCGGCGCGAGACCGACCGCCAGAGGCGGCCTGTGGCCGTCGTGCGCGTGGAGGACAACGGGGCGGGCATCCCGGACGCGCTGCTGCCACGCGTGTTCGAGCCGTTCTACACCACCAAGGGGCCGGGCTCCGGGACGGGCCTGGGCCTTTCCCTTTCCTACGACATCGCGGTGGGCCACGGCGGCTCGCTCCTAGCAGGCCGATCCGAGCGCCTCGGCGGCGCGCAGTTCACGCTCACGCTGCCTCTGGCGGTGGCCGACGCGGACCTTCCGGAGACGCTCGGCCGCTAA
- a CDS encoding rhodanese-like domain-containing protein yields MDHSPRFLALVTRARARIAETTPEAVRDRQEAGEPFTLVDVREEHEWQAGRILGAIHLGKGVIERDAETVLPDLGAPIVLYCGGGYRSALATAALVDMGYTAAESMDGGIRGWREAGFPEDTARPEA; encoded by the coding sequence GTGGACCACAGCCCGCGCTTTCTCGCGCTCGTGACGCGCGCTCGTGCGCGCATCGCGGAGACAACGCCAGAGGCCGTCCGCGACCGCCAGGAAGCGGGCGAGCCGTTCACGCTCGTGGACGTGCGCGAGGAGCACGAGTGGCAGGCCGGGCGCATCCTGGGGGCGATTCACCTCGGCAAGGGCGTGATTGAGCGCGACGCGGAAACGGTTCTCCCGGACCTCGGCGCGCCCATCGTCCTGTACTGCGGCGGCGGCTACCGCTCCGCGCTCGCGACGGCCGCGCTCGTGGACATGGGCTACACCGCCGCCGAGTCCATGGACGGCGGCATCCGCGGCTGGCGGGAGGCCGGATTCCCCGAGGACACCGCTAGGCCAGAGGCCTGA
- a CDS encoding TerB family tellurite resistance protein, translating to MADLTPLDLSTLSNELRLAFYGALFSMSNADRDMDEAEDDRIFESLDLSDLDSESRTKILRLAIDPPPLERGLLAFRGESESLRRALMLNLIDVVLADGIIEPGEHVGLHEARQVLGLSRDVVSELHDIAHDAQSVENLSRPIQPA from the coding sequence ATGGCTGATCTCACACCTCTCGACCTTTCGACGCTCAGCAACGAGCTTCGCCTCGCGTTCTACGGCGCCCTCTTCTCGATGTCCAACGCCGACCGCGACATGGACGAGGCCGAGGACGACCGCATCTTTGAGTCCCTGGACCTCTCGGACCTCGATAGCGAGTCCCGGACGAAGATCCTCCGCCTCGCGATCGACCCGCCGCCGCTGGAGCGCGGGCTGCTCGCCTTCCGCGGCGAGTCCGAAAGCCTCCGCCGCGCGCTGATGCTGAACCTTATCGACGTGGTCCTCGCCGACGGCATCATCGAGCCCGGCGAGCACGTCGGCCTGCACGAGGCGCGCCAGGTGCTCGGCCTCTCGCGCGATGTCGTCTCCGAACTCCACGACATCGCGCACGACGCGCAGTCTGTCGAGAACCTCTCGCGGCCTATTCAGCCCGCCTGA